The proteins below are encoded in one region of Nitrosomonas ureae:
- a CDS encoding DNA-binding domain-containing protein, translating to MTIYNTVDYPEFMRQQYVFAAYIRNPETNPCPEAIEERRMKIYCELFYNNVEGFIANSFPVLRQIIPDKQWYAMIRDYFANHLSHAPLFPEMPREFVKYLEHERTMQPDDPPFILELAHYEWVELALSILDEHVEEEIIIPDSDFLDAIPVISPLAWPLNYHFPVHKISSDFQPCVPGAMQTHLIVYRDADFEVHFMEINSVTARLLQLISTNDHKSARILLQQIAVELNHVHPDIVIHGGMEVLDELRKRHVILGIYS from the coding sequence GTGACTATCTACAACACGGTTGATTATCCTGAGTTTATGCGGCAGCAATACGTTTTTGCGGCGTATATCCGTAATCCGGAAACTAATCCGTGCCCTGAAGCAATCGAAGAACGGCGCATGAAAATATACTGCGAACTGTTCTATAACAACGTAGAGGGTTTTATCGCCAACAGCTTTCCGGTATTGCGTCAAATCATACCGGATAAACAATGGTATGCAATGATCCGGGATTATTTTGCCAATCATTTGTCGCATGCACCATTGTTTCCGGAAATGCCGCGAGAATTTGTTAAATATTTGGAACATGAACGAACGATGCAACCCGATGATCCGCCCTTTATTCTGGAATTGGCCCATTATGAGTGGGTTGAGTTAGCACTTTCAATATTGGATGAACACGTAGAAGAAGAAATAATAATCCCAGATAGCGACTTTCTTGATGCTATTCCGGTGATTTCCCCGTTAGCCTGGCCATTGAATTATCACTTTCCCGTACATAAAATCAGTTCGGATTTTCAGCCATGTGTACCCGGAGCGATGCAAACACATTTGATTGTTTATCGAGATGCCGATTTTGAGGTACATTTTATGGAAATTAATTCAGTGACTGCCCGTTTGTTGCAGTTGATCAGCACCAATGATCATAAATCTGCACGGATATTGTTGCAACAAATAGCCGTTGAGCTGAATCATGTGCACCCTGATATTGTTATTCACGGCGGAATGGAGGTGTTGGATGAACTACGGAAGCGTCACGTGATTTTAGGCATCTATTCCTGA